In the Helicoverpa zea isolate HzStark_Cry1AcR chromosome 27, ilHelZeax1.1, whole genome shotgun sequence genome, one interval contains:
- the LOC124643484 gene encoding uncharacterized protein LOC124643484 has translation MARAIYSIKICLLQSQLKITAKDKNALQDVCLFIVTLYTKPWLECTMAVKAPNQDLSFLKALKEYEKVDATISKASISKFIRHLWYLCEETVILSLFDEEVDTKTKTKIINNLNRDESSDSSKRYVPSKEEITQNLFDMTLDDFVTQRSKRFLSRLQIDDSFLREDVSSWGDNPAFLEARRRLSRLKVVNDTAERAVKLMQDYNGLITAEEEQNQFLLRCVQEHRNLYPDCKKTTLKRSYPNSLLL, from the exons ATGGCGAGAGCAAtctattctataaaaatatgtttgcttCAATCGCAACTTAAAATTACTGCAAAGGACAAAAATGCTCTACaagatgtttgtttatttatcgtcACCTTGTATACCAAACCTTGGCTCGAATGTACAATGGCAGTTAAAGCACCTAACCAAGACTTGTCCTTTTTGAAAGCTctaaaagaatatgaaaaagtaGACGCGACAATTTCCAAGGCATCCATAAGCAAGTTTATTCGTCATTTATGGTATTTGTGTGAAGAAACAGTCATATTATCACTCTTTGATGAAGAAGTTGATACCAAAACCAAgacaaaaattattaataatttaaacagaGACGAAAGTTCAGATTCCTCTAAACGCTATGTCCCATCGAAGGAAGAAATTACGCAAAATTTGTTtg atATGACGCTGGATGATTTTGTAACTCAAAGAAGCAAACGATTTCTATCTCGACTACAGATCGACGACAGTTTTCTTCGGGAAGACGTATCTTCGTGGGGTGACAATCCTGCTTTTTTGGAAGCTAGAAGACGATTAAGTCGTTTGAAGGTCGTAAATGACACTGCTGAAAGAGCTGTTAAATTAATGCAAGATTATAATGGTCTTATCACGGCTGAAGAAGAGCAAAATCAGTTTTTGTTGCGTTGTGTTCAGGAACATAGAAATCTGTATCCAGACTGTAAAAAAACTACACTAAAGAGAAGTTACcctaattcattattattataa
- the LOC124643330 gene encoding macrophage mannose receptor 1-like encodes MLKLLNSFLIFFLFFISCSASYHEQYRVPISSSPKFESYVFNNKEYIVQLLPVNWENAKILCRGYHNGSLAVLDTRDKAEFLAEALAESQFSLASVWVGARRDSAEDAAGYRWGPGMELRRTALDVLGNEEEDNVARHYPMWLNRTHVPVPETGADCVALERVSHDHPVFLDLPCHLERAFACERDARDIVRVTEVNTVRCRNGLYHLYSGKMDWHQAAAYCVLKGMALANIGSLKCLRRLGMTMLKNRPSIENAWVGAKGNLGHWKWIDTGVSVFQTPPLSDAAPDAWPPMRDRNNVKQNGCLQLDRHASHPPVFLESRCERKMQFICYEGWYTYLLPFTVATPSDDQFYYVLVRQLFYWQHAYQNCLKLNGTLASLDNNDILIQLLLVMGENKEEPIEHIWVSGRLNLTKDLTTDAVHYSWYNPNGGKRIPDPRSGDAKTGLYMPPWLDEEFSMDNSCLNLDRQDHLVGLVYGLACDTAQYSICMIDKEQGAARKVSNKPVAIPIIPTPIVSPAAVIAEPISTSTVDGYDSS; translated from the exons ATGTTGAAACTTTTAAATTCgttcttaattttctttttgttttttatttcgtgtTCGGCCAGTTACCATGAGCAGTATAGAG TACCCATTTCCAGTTCTCCGAAGTTTGAGTCCTACGTGTTCAACAATAAGGAGTATATCGTCCAATTGTTGCCGGTCAACTGGGAGAATGCCAAGATATTGTGCCG GGGTTACCATAATGGAAGCTTGGCTGTATTGGACACCAGAGACAAAGCTGAGTTCTTAGCCGAAGCGTTGGCCGAGTCACAGTTCT CCCTGGCCTCAGTATGGGTGGGGGCCCGCAGAGACTCGGCAGAGGACGCCGCGGGGTACCGCTGGGGCCCCGGCATGGAGCTGCGGAGGACCGCACTAGATGTGCTGGGCAATGAGGAAGAAGATAATGTGGCTAGAcattatcctatg TGGCTGAACAGAACCCACGTACCAGTCCCGGAGACGGGGGCTGACTGCGTAGCCCTAGAGCGAGTTAGCCACGACCACCCTGTGTTCCTCGACCTGCCGTGTCATTTGGAACGCGCCTTCGCTTGTGAGAGAG ATGCCCGTGACATAGTCCGCGTGACGGAGGTGAACACGGTACGATGCAGGAATGGGCTTTACCATCTCTACAGTGGCAAGATGGACTGGCATCAGGCTGCTGCTTACTGCGTGCTTAAAGGAATGGC GTTGGCAAATATTGGATCATTAAAATGCTTAAGAAGATTGGGCATGACGATGTTGAAGAATCGACCGA GTATCGAGAACGCCTGGGTAGGTGCTAAGGGCAATCTGGGCCACTGGAAGTGGATAGACACCGGAGTGAGTGTCTTCCAGACTCCCCCGCTCAGTGACGCCGCTCCTGACGCCTGGCCTCCTATGAG GGACAGGAACaatgtaaaacaaaatggcTGCCTACAACTAGACAGACACGCGTCTCATCCGCCAGTGTTCCTGGAGTCACGCTGCGAGAGGAAGATGCAGTTCATCTGCTATGAAGGttggtatacctacctacttcctTTCACGG TGGCGACACCTAGCGACGACCAGTTCTACTACGTGCTTGTCCGACAGTTGTTCTACTGGCAGCACGCCTACCAAAACTGCTTGAAACTCAACGGAACGCTCGCTAGTTTGGATAACAAcgatattttaatacaattgcTGCTTGTTATGGGCGAGAATAAGGAGGAAC CGATCGAACACATTTGGGTCTCCGGCCGCCTGAACCTGACCAAGGACCTAACAACGGATGCCGTCCACTACTCCTGGTACAATCCAAATGGCGGGAAACGCATCCCGGACCCAAGGTCTGGAGACGCTAAGACTGGTTTATAC ATGCCGCCATGGTTGGATGAAGAATTCTCAATGGATAATTCCTGCTTGAATTTAGACAGACAAGACCATCTTGTTGGTTTGGTCTACGGATTAGCATGCGACACAGCACAGTATTCTATTTGTATGATAGATAAAGAGCAGGGAGCAGCTC GTAAAGTTTCAAACAAACCTGTGGCTATACCAATAATACCTACTCCAATCGTCTCACCAGCTGCGGTGATCGCCGAGCCAATATCAACCTCAACAGTAGATGGTTATGACTCCTCATGA